The Teredinibacter sp. KSP-S5-2 genomic interval AAATCGACTGCTGCCGATGCATGATACGAAAATGCCGCAGTAGCTTCTCCCCTTCTGGAGTGAGCTCCAGGCGGTATTTACTCCGGGATAACAAGGGAACGCCGAGGGATTCTTCTAGCTTCTTGAGTGCTATGGATATTGCCGGCTGGGTTTTATGCAGAACTTCTGCTGCTTTCGACAGACTTCCAGTATCTACTACAGTAATGAAAAACCGAATCTGCTCCAGGTTCATATAAACAACACTTAACATCTAGTGAGATAACATTAAATATTATTTTACACCCTCCACAGCTACTATGCGACTCATTATCAGTGCCCGCGTCCGCGAGTGAGGAGCAGAGTACATGTGCAACAATGGCGAACACATCATTAAAGCCGTTACACAGCATTTTGTTGAACACCAAATCCCCAGAGCCCAGCTTCTGGCCGAAAAAGTGGAACAAAATGAAATGCTCGATAATGAAGAAATTGCATTCTTGAATGAGTTTATTGAAGAACACAATCTGATCACTCCCCTTCTTGCACGGCAACCCGCATTTCAGCAAACCGCTCTTGATACCATCGAGATGGTCAAACGAGTGGTTAAAGTTGCGAATGAGAATAAACAAGTTTTACAACATACAACTAAGGACCCCGAATGACCAAATTCAATAAACGTTTACTAGTATTTTGCATACTTCCGTTCATCGTTTTAGGTTGTGACAATAAACAAGACGTTCAAACCATAGAAGTTGCCCGCCCGGTGAAAACGCAAATCATTGGCAGCGAACACGCGTCGCCCATCCGGAAGTTTCCCGCCGTAGTTGAGGCAACAGAAGACGCGGAGATGACATTTAAGGTTTCCGGCGAATTAACCGAGCTTCTGGTAAGAGCTGGAGATAAAGTCGAGCAAGGACAAACACTCGCCCGCCTGGATCAGAAGGACTACCGGATCGCCTACGATCAGGCAAAAGCAAACTACGATTTAGCCGAGTCCCAGTTTTCCCGCATCGAATCAATGCACGAAAAGGGACTGATATCAGCCTCAGACTACGATCAATCGAAAGCGCAGCTGCAAGTATCAAAAGCAGCTCTGGATTCGGCAAAACTCAATCTGGACTATACCGAGCTAAAAGCCCCTTTTTCCGGCTACGTATCCAAGCTTTTTATCGACAATTACGAAAATATTCTTGCTAAACAACCC includes:
- a CDS encoding efflux RND transporter periplasmic adaptor subunit; translation: MTKFNKRLLVFCILPFIVLGCDNKQDVQTIEVARPVKTQIIGSEHASPIRKFPAVVEATEDAEMTFKVSGELTELLVRAGDKVEQGQTLARLDQKDYRIAYDQAKANYDLAESQFSRIESMHEKGLISASDYDQSKAQLQVSKAALDSAKLNLDYTELKAPFSGYVSKLFIDNYENILAKQPILHLVSLGTIDIAIQVPEEIMSRAKKNLQYNPQVYFDSHKERQYKADIKEFDTQSDPATNTFKVVFSLPHPDEFNVLPGMTATVLVDMNIVLEKPMTPIILPSHAIFSDKDTPDAQSYVWLVGNDMRLKKTAVKTGDFTGDGINILDGLKLGDTVVVAGVHRLTENQLVSFWHQERGL